The sequence CTTGCTGATCCTGGCCAAGACCGCCGTCGTGGCCTTGACCGGCCGAGGCGCTTTTTAACATGCGAATAGGGATCGACGCGCACAAGGCTGAGGACGACGGCTGCGGCAACTGCACTTATATTCGCGGCCTCGTGAGGGGCCTGGCCGAGATCGACCGCGAGAACGAATACGTCCTTTATGTCTGCGATCCGGGCCATCCCTATTTTCGGGGCCTTGCGCTCCCGCCCAATTTCCGCTTGCGGCGCTTGCGCCCGCGGGCGTCATTCCTGCGTATCCCCTTGGCCCTGGCCCTGGCTTCGCGCCGCGACCGGCTCGACGTCCTGCATGTCCAGTACATCGCCCCGCCCTGCCATCGGGGCCGCCTGGTGGCGACCATCCACGACCTGGGCTTTCTCCGCGTCCCCGACACGTTTCCCAAGCCCTTCGTCTGGCGCTCGCGAATTCTCGTCCGGGCCACGGCCCGCCGTGCTACCCGGATCATCACCGGCTCGGCCCACGCCCGCGACGACATCGCGGCGACCTATCGCTTGGACCCGGCCCGCGTCGCCTTCATCCCTCACGGCGTCGCGCCCGAATTCTTCACCCCGCGCGACCCGGCCGCCACCCAACGCGTCCTTGACGCTCACGGCATCCGCCGTCCCTTCATCCTTTCCGTCAGCCGCATCAATCCCCGCAAAAACATTCCGCTCCTGGCCGCGGCCTTCCGCCGGCTCGTCGCGCCGCCCGTCGCTCCCTCGCCCCGGCCCCAGCTCGTCCTTGTCGGGAAGCCGGATTTCGATTCCGGGCGGACGATGTCCGCCGTTTCCGCCGGGATCGGGCCCGACCTGATCGCGACGGGCTACGTCCCGGATGAAGATCTCCGCCATCTTTATTCTTCCGCGGCGGCCTTCGTCTACATCTCGCTATTCGAGGGAGCGGGCCTGCCCGTCTTCGAGGCCATGGCTTCGGGAGCGCCCGTCGTGACCACGGCCTCGACCTCGATGGCCGAGCTGGCTGCGGGCACCGCGGTTCTTGTCGATCCGAGCGACGAAGAGGGCTTGGCCCGCGTCCTCCGGCGTCTTCTCGAAGACTCGACCTTTCGGGCCGACAGGATCGCGGCCGGCCGCCGCCGCGCCGCGGAGCTCACTTGGCGGGAGGCCGCCCTCCGGACGCTCGAAGTCTACCGCGCCGCCGCCCGCTAAGGCTCGAGCTTCCGCGCGACGGCGATCAGCACATCCCCCTTTAGCGCGCGCTTAAGCGCCAGAAAAAGGCGGCGTTCCGCCCTCTGCCGGAGCGACAAGCCCGCCAGCGGGTCCGTCTTCGGCTCGATGGCGGCCAGCAGCGCCAGCCCCTCGAAGCCGTGCATGTTCCCGACCGTGTCCGACCGCTCCCAGCGGCGCAGGAAGCTCCGCCACATCCCATATGCGAGCCCCTCTCTCCGATGGGTATAGTTTGGGTCGAAGATCAGGAGGTTGCGCAGGGATTCAACTTCGAACCCCGCCCGGCCAAGGGCGATCCTCAGCGAGCGGGCGGAGAAATACGTCAGATGCTCCCACGGCGACAGGACGGCCCAGGCAGAGCCCAGGATTCTCCGACTCAGGCTGTCCAGGTCGGGCGTTTGGATGATCAGGATTCCGCCGGGCTTGAGCACCCGCCGCGCTTCCCGCAGCGCCGCCGCCGGATCCTCGAGGTGTTCGATCAGGTCGAGCATGGTCACGGCGTCGAAAGAGTCGGAGGCCGGGTTCGCGTCCTCGAAGGCCCCGCTTCTGACCCGCACGCCGACGATCCGGCGGGCATAGTCCGCCGCCGGCCCGGACACGTCCACCCCTTCCGCCGCCCAGCCCGCGTCCCCCGCGGCCTTCAGGAACAAGCCGAGGCCCGAACCCGCGTCGAGGAGCGTCCGCAGGCCCCCTCTCCCGCTCCGTTCGTCGAGCCGCCTCGCTTCCCGGGCCAGAAGGGCCAGGTGAAGATGATAATGGCGCCGCGCGAACTCCGGATCATACCCGTCGTCGCCGGCATGAAGCGCTGCCTTGGCCTCGCGGATGTAGC is a genomic window of Candidatus Aminicenantes bacterium containing:
- a CDS encoding glycosyltransferase family 1 protein gives rise to the protein MRIGIDAHKAEDDGCGNCTYIRGLVRGLAEIDRENEYVLYVCDPGHPYFRGLALPPNFRLRRLRPRASFLRIPLALALASRRDRLDVLHVQYIAPPCHRGRLVATIHDLGFLRVPDTFPKPFVWRSRILVRATARRATRIITGSAHARDDIAATYRLDPARVAFIPHGVAPEFFTPRDPAATQRVLDAHGIRRPFILSVSRINPRKNIPLLAAAFRRLVAPPVAPSPRPQLVLVGKPDFDSGRTMSAVSAGIGPDLIATGYVPDEDLRHLYSSAAAFVYISLFEGAGLPVFEAMASGAPVVTTASTSMAELAAGTAVLVDPSDEEGLARVLRRLLEDSTFRADRIAAGRRRAAELTWREAALRTLEVYRAAAR
- a CDS encoding class I SAM-dependent methyltransferase is translated as MSSLPQAPCPLCGGTRRQTLAVKFGRAILRCRTCGLGWASPAPESRGAPNRYQDDGYIREAKAALHAGDDGYDPEFARRHYHLHLALLAREARRLDERSGRGGLRTLLDAGSGLGLFLKAAGDAGWAAEGVDVSGPAADYARRIVGVRVRSGAFEDANPASDSFDAVTMLDLIEHLEDPAAALREARRVLKPGGILIIQTPDLDSLSRRILGSAWAVLSPWEHLTYFSARSLRIALGRAGFEVESLRNLLIFDPNYTHRREGLAYGMWRSFLRRWERSDTVGNMHGFEGLALLAAIEPKTDPLAGLSLRQRAERRLFLALKRALKGDVLIAVARKLEP